catcattgggcaaaaattccataataacgtttcagcatattgtaattcaagtgttctgagagaaaactagacctctgcacctcctcatggctctgttttcaggctttataaaatatagcctgtgacgggagactttggccaatcacaggtcatttcagaaagagcagaggaggcagctgtcaatcactcgctaactccGCTCatacggtcaaactaggcagcgccgatcaaatatgaatcaatattctgttactgtaatgcctatttctcacttcatatgttttcagaaacatcttgtagtgtactgtttagctgtaaaatgagaatgtttgtgacccggcagacatgttgagatccgttgaggaaataccaagcaccgcccaccagccggagcaaactttctcattttacagctgagtCAGAgaaggcaaggctccagcttgggtccgattggttgttttcctccggtctgtgaaatcttgcagatgccattaggagcaccggagggcaCCGgattcagattacctgtctcatgcactactgtcaggatatagtgaccgttttataaaaataacttattttttgctcctattgcagctttaaatccgTGTGTTCCACTCTGCTTTGGATCTGTTCTCtaaagtctctcctgttacaaaAGCTAATGTTTTGTATGTCTTGAGAAAAACATAACTAAACGTCTTACATTTTTTATAGAAGAGGCTGAGAGAGTTGGACTTGGGGAGTCGCGGAGTCTGGCCAGCAGGCTGGGTCGGAGGCTGACAGGAAGCTTGAGAGCTGGGTGTGGCCGGGGAGTCAGGAGGCAAGACACGAAGACCCGGACGCACAGGGGACAGGTATCTGTAAGGACAATGGAGAAGCGCATTGGGCCCCGTCAGTTGCATCATTAAACAGCAAAATTTCCATTAAATGTACAGCACAAATCACATATAATTAAAGGGTAGGTAGAAGGTAGAAGAACAGGTTCAAAGCTACATAAAGGAAAACTCATGGAGAGTGTAAGTCATGGAATTTAACAGATGTCGTTTTTTTTAATACCATGATGCTGAACAACGACTTCATCAAACTGACAAAGCTCTTTTGCTTATGACTCACAGTGGTTTCACAACAGCTAAAAAGGTTTCAGGGTCTATGAAGGTCTGCTAGCTGCTGCATACCAGTAAGTGAAAGACAGACAAATAGACTGTGGGAAGTCAGACTCACAGGTCAGCTGCGGTGTGGTTGTGTTGCAGGGGTTGGCTGAAACTGGCTGGGGTCTCCACCTGCTCTGCCGCTCCGCCCTCGTGCTCCTGTTTCAGAAGCTCAAACAGTGGGGAGTCCTGCATAGACACAAACAggattatttacatttacattacacaaCACCCAGTGCATCTGTCATCATCATGTTGAGAATTACTACACACCGTTTACTGGAATTcaagacaaataataaaatctaGACAAAAGCCTCTTTCATGGCTGAAAGAAAGCAATCCAAATTCAACTTTTGCTGATGCTAATTACACTTTTACCAACACCTGAGCAGCCAATCAATACCTCAAAGATTGGCAAATATGAAACACAGAAGCCAGGAGTACGTACATCAAGTCTTTTGCAACTCTGAATTTGCATTTTATCTGATAAATAATCACAACACTACCACTGGAGCTGCTGCGGTCTGTTTATTAGATAATCAACCTCTGCATTCTTATTAACATGAAGAAACCACCTGAGGATCAAGAATCAGGGATGTTATGAGGGAACCTATTGTATGTTTAGGTTGCACTGCAGTGTAACTTATTCAATTTGGAGATAAAAGAGATAATGATTACAAATTCAGTCATTTATTAATTGCAACTAGTGCATATTATCTCAATAACTTTGAGAACATTTAAGAGCCCATCTCTTTGGGTTTTCCCCAGAGCAACAAGTGCAGGAACATatttataattacattttacgCACCTAATTTCCTTAGCAAAAACCCAACTGTCAAATTATAACTATGGGCTGATGATACAGCTGTTCCTCATTTTATGTTGACCCAAGGACACTCCTGATAGTATCCTATCTGATTCTAGTGATAATCACGGAAATCCCCTTAATCTGAAAccaaataatcattttatttaatacTACTCTCTAAATACCAACACAGCAAAAtccacacctacacacacacgcttgtCAAACAACATTTAACTCCAAACTAAAAGACATGCAGACCAGTGGTGTAGGGGAATATCAGCATGTACAAACTGAGGCAAAAATCAGCGCTGAGATCACATAGGGAAGTGGGTGTGGTTTACTACTCAACGATTTACACAGTGACTGCAGGTACGGGCTTGCTATTAGTACATTCTTCGCGTCACGCATGCCACGCCCGGCTCACTACACAGACTCATTTCAAAAGTGCACTTGATATTTGATTGCTTTCACAGCAAACCAGTGACGTGGAATGGATGTCAACACTGCAATGTTTTATTAGGTATAGTAAAAGTCCTGTTCATGTTTAACACGTCTAAAATTATGGGAGGTTGATCTAAACTTTCAAATTTTCAAACAAGTGCAAAAACAAAGCAGCAATGGGAGGACTTTGTCCCCGGTGGAGGCTCCTCCCTCTGTGTTTCAACAGTCCAGTGAGTTCATTGTGTTTCTGATTTACGGCCAGGCAGGGGCAGAGTAAAACCTCTGGAGCATAAGAGTAAGAATCACCATGCCACCCCCCATCCTCTCACCCCCCTccagagctgctgcaggaacagacaggaaacaagagAAGGGAAGAACCACTTGACAGTTCACGGAGCTGAGGAGAGGCACATGACTCTTCTCTCAAAGGGAtaaacatttcaacatttcaacTGTGAAAGACAACTGGGAAAGACTGAAAACTTCACTTAAATGAGGAATTACTGGACGTGCAGGACAGCTTTCACGTACAGAAACAAAGGATTTTGGATACTAATGCAGGTATTTTTTATGGAGTTGctgtatactttttttttaagcgtctttgagattactataaagcgctatataaatccaatatatcattatattactCCCCAGTATTTCATAACACAAACTGAGCATTCTTCAGTATTTCAGGACTGTTTTTCCTacctaaattaaatgtaaattgcCTCTGCCTGTTGCACATGGTTGGATTAACAAGCTGGATTTTTATGACTGACACAAGTACAAGATTGAGGAGAACCTTTTTTTACTGCGTGAATGTGACAAACTTATCAACCTGCTTTAAAAAtgtctaacagcaccataaaccTGGCGTGCAACAAGAGTGACGACTTCAAGTACCCTCTGTATAGCTCGGTTTTCAGCCTGGTGTTTGTGGTTGGATTCCTCTTCAACATGGTGGCTGTGTACATTTTTGGCTGTACGCTGAAGATGCGGAACGAGACCACGACATACATGATAAACCTTGTGGTTTCAGACTCGCTCTTCGTCCTGAGCCTGCCTTTTCGGATTGTTTACTTCATCAGTCGCGACTGGATGTTTGGAAGCGTGCTCTGCAAGATCTCCGTGGCCCTGTTCTACACCAACATGTACGGCAgcatcctcttcctcacctgcATCAGCGTGGACCGCTTCCTGGCCATCGTTTACCCGTTCAGGTCCCAAGCAATTCGTACCAAGAGGAATGCCAAACTGGCCTGCTGCACGGTGTGGGTGATGGTTCTTTGCGGGAGTGTACCCACTGGGTTCCTTTTGGACACCACTTCAGACCTCAACCAAAACTCCTCCACAAATTACTGCTTTGAAAACTACTCCAGAAAGCAGTGGAGGGCTGAGCTCTCCAAGGTGGTGGTGTTTATTGAGACTGTTGGCTTCATCATCCCATTGATGCTCAATGTCTTCTGCTCGATCATGGTGTTACGGACGCTGAGGAGACCCCAGACCATCAGCCGTGGTGGGAACCTCAACAAGACTAAAATCTTGAGGATGATCATCGTGCATCTGTTCATCTTCTGCTTCTGTTTCATTCCCTACAATGTTAACCTCATGTTCTACGCCATGGTCCGCTCCAACATCCTGAAGGGATGCGACGCAGAAGATGTGGTCAGAACCATCTACCCCATTGCTCTGTGCTTAGCGGTGACCAACTGCTGTTTTGATCCAGTCATTTACTACTTCACCTCGGAGACCATTCAGAGCTCCATCAAACGCAAGTCCACAGTATGGCACAATGGTGCCAAGCTGTTCGACAGGCTACAGATGAACAGCACGCAAAGCAGTCCAAATACAACACCCAAAAGCCTGACCCTGCGGCCTCTGACATCCAAAGTGTTTGAAAATGAGTCTACGATCTAATGGCAGCTCTATTATGGGAAATGATTAATAATTCAGCGATTGCTTGCGATTTGAATTTGAGGACGTAGGTGGAAGCAGAGTGGCTTTAAAgatcataacaacacataaacacaatggTTGCTAAGGAGTCACTCTCATCTACTGGGCAACACAGAGACTTTAGACTGGGACACTGATCCCTAATCAGTCAATAGAAGAGTGGAGCAAGTCAAAGAGGGAACCATATTAAAGTGTGTTGCTGCATAAAGACCCTTTATCAGGCTGCCAATTCACAACACACAAGTTAGAAAACTCCTCATTCTTGTGAGTTATGAGTTTATGATGTGTATTAGTGGCAATGGCAGGTGTATAAGCCGTGGCGCTGCAAATTATGATCAGCTTTTGCACAAAAGACATTGTACGTGTTGAACCAGTATTACAACTCTTTATGTACTGTACAGTTTCTATGTAGCCTAGTTGTGGCCTAACTGCGGCACTTTATAGAGCAGCATGTTCTATAGCAGCCTTTACCCATTATACTGAAAGCAAATAAAAGTGTTATTAacttaaaaaaaggttttgagtTTGAAATTCACTACTTGTTTGATAAATTCTGTGTTgtgaaatatttgaaattagCAGGGTATCCGTATGCAACTCTCTTTGGGTGCTAACAAATTATTTGTCTAGACTGATTAGTCATACATGTACCAACAACACAGCTACAGGTAGTGTTGTTGGCCAGTGCCATGAGTGCACAATGAGTCAATACATTTAACAGATTACAGATGTGGTCAATATTTGACAGATGCATTGCACCGGCCAACACTGCACTAACACTGCCAATGGCCTTATCTACATAAGTGTTCATTTCTGTaggaaatgttaaaaaaacaacgaaTTTCAGACTAAATTTTGCAAGTTACTGAAGTTTGCTGAGAATAATTTTTAAAAGATCCAAGCCAGACTACGTGACTACATGTCTGTTTCCTATGAACTCATATGTAAGGGGAAAACACAGCTCACAGTGTAAATGGAATATGCTGCAGCTTGATTTTGTTCATTCCTGTAAAAGGTAGATATGTGCTGCAAGACCGAGCGCTGCTGCATTCCTGTTGAGAGGTTTAGCCCGAGGGTTTGCACTGACGAGGGCAGACTCACAGACACCGCCACGCTTGATTGTGAAACATAAGCAGGCGACAACATGCCGCCCGATGGAGAAGTACGTTTACAAAATAGAGCACGGTGGTGGCTGCTGCGGGCTTGAGACAGATCCGGTGAATGATGCAGAATGTAAACTTAAAACTGGCACCCTtgagacaaataaaacaattaggCGTTCCTAAAGTTTTGATTTGCATGTTTGGGCTCCTTACACCACAACATGTTATAACACATAAGCTAACACTCAAGATGCAGCTGGACTTTCTCCACCcaacacaaattaaatatttgcacTGGATTAATGGTTTTGAGCAGAAAACATCATTCTGACTCAAAGCTGACATGATAATCACACAATCTTGTAATATTtatgatagggctgtcaatcgattaaaatatttaatagcatgattgtccatacttaatcgtgattaatcgcaaaatagtcacacatctgttcaaaatgtaccttaaagggagatttttcaagtatttaatactcttatcaacatgggattgggcaaatatgcttgctttatgcaaacgtatgtatatatttaagaatatataataataaacaataataatgatgatatttaTACAATTTAGTATGTGCAAGGAGGGCTTATTGAATTCAACAGTAATAAAAACCCATCTCATTTTCATTTGCAATGATAATCATAACGTGAAggtaagatttattttttatgaacaCAGGAGAATAAATCTTAACCAGTTATTTTTCTATCAAGTCATGCTGTATCTGTCCTTCATGTGGTATTTAGTTTTTCTATCTAATTCTATCTAAATATAAGTCTAATATTCTCAAAATTAAGATAAGTCAAACAGATACTCAACATTGTTATAATTTAATTCCAGTTGGTGAAAATGTGATGTGGATAATGGATGAATTACTACTTTTCTCAGGTGCAAAGACTACATCTTGACACAACGTACATTTTCATCAGAGTTAAAAAAACTTGTCCTGAAGGTTTTGACTTCATTTTAAGCTAATCAAGACACATATTGCATCAAAATGCTCATCTATGGGTCTTTAATGGACTAATAGACTGCTATCTACATCGACTTGTTGTTCCCTAAGAGTGCCGATCCCAAGGCTGACACGCAAGATACACCGCCGTATGATGACAGCACCTTCTATCAGTGAGTTACTGCTATTCCTCTATCTGTGTAGTTAATGATTCACTCCAATCACTTGTGTGGGTTTTTAACAAGCAGCTATAAACATGACCCCCACCGTGACGGTAATGAAACAATCTGTGCTTAATTGTAAGTCTGATCACAAAATTTAGGGGAATGAGAAAACTTGTTGGTTGAAACCAGATAACGAGTCGATCCTCAAGCCAACCCATTGATCAgtacttttaaatatttttactaGATGAGCTTAAAATGAGGTAGTAAAAACAAACCACAAGAAGTGTgtgtaggagaggagagagggggagagagagagggagacccTGACGTgtgtaggagaggagaggagggggaccACCCTGACCTGTGAGTAGGCGTGAACGGCTCCAATCAGTAGCATGTGCACCGTTACAGCATCATAACAAAgttgtcctgctgctggacagCAGCTTTATCACACCGTCACTGTATTGATGAGATCCTGATACTGGTGAGTGATGAAGTTTTCGGTTTCAATATTATTCTCAGTTTTACTTATTGTGCTCGAGTTTTACAACAGCAATTAACCGTATCACCATATCAAGGTTTATCTGAAGACGAAAATGAGGACTATTTTTGTTGTATGTGATATTTGAGAATTTACGTTAAGAAACCAAATGAAtgtgatgaatgaatgagtgtaATGTCATTAGATCAAGAGGCACTAAACTGCTACATGCCTTGCATTTCTTAAAGATCACATCAAAATCAATTCAATAGTTAGATACTAATCAGATATTTAGTATTGGTGGTAACTGAATGGTTATACAGGGGTTGTTATCAGCTCACTAAAGccaaattatatgaaaaaaaaggtcagggtttgaatttttttttttaaatgccttatatcatagaaaaaaatgtcttatcaagttactgagaataaaaaaatagaagttAATTGAGAGACTACCTGAAAATTGACTGAAAGTGACAGTATAGTGATGATCAATGTGCCTGTATTCAAAATAATCTCACAATTCTATTTTTGAAATTAATGTTCAAAGGCAAAGTAACATTAGTGTTAAGATAATAGTGGGAGCTCTCTTTTAATTCCTCAGTCAGTTGTTTCAAACTCAATGGTCATGTTGTGACTGAAGTATGTGGAGTTGTTTAACAGCCTAAATTCCTAAATTCCTGGTGACTTGGTCACAAAAAAGGAAACTAATATAAAATGACAAAGAGTACCACAAATCATGATGGCATATACCAAACGCAGGAAAAATTAGTAAAGAGTGCTTACAATCAGGCCCTCCTAATAATGACTGAAAGATGCTTAACTGGATATTTGCTGACACATT
This portion of the Sebastes umbrosus isolate fSebUmb1 chromosome 17, fSebUmb1.pri, whole genome shotgun sequence genome encodes:
- the LOC119475900 gene encoding lysophosphatidic acid receptor 6-like encodes the protein MSNSTINLACNKSDDFKYPLYSSVFSLVFVVGFLFNMVAVYIFGCTLKMRNETTTYMINLVVSDSLFVLSLPFRIVYFISRDWMFGSVLCKISVALFYTNMYGSILFLTCISVDRFLAIVYPFRSQAIRTKRNAKLACCTVWVMVLCGSVPTGFLLDTTSDLNQNSSTNYCFENYSRKQWRAELSKVVVFIETVGFIIPLMLNVFCSIMVLRTLRRPQTISRGGNLNKTKILRMIIVHLFIFCFCFIPYNVNLMFYAMVRSNILKGCDAEDVVRTIYPIALCLAVTNCCFDPVIYYFTSETIQSSIKRKSTVWHNGAKLFDRLQMNSTQSSPNTTPKSLTLRPLTSKVFENESTI